One genomic window of Pelobacter seleniigenes DSM 18267 includes the following:
- a CDS encoding efflux RND transporter periplasmic adaptor subunit — MKSYLVLTLLLLLGSPVLPPQLIPLDCCYAASAATRYSCGMHPMVIADEPGLCPICGMELTPLQAADGGVGRTGERVIKVDPVTVQRMALRTAAVEPRILARRIHTVGLVDFAEPNQYVINSKISGWIEKLHVNESGQQVAAGAPLLEIYSPALVAAQEELLLALDSYQRLQDSAFPEVRKDAERLLNAARQRLRLWDIPDRQIARLEKTGRVSKTLPLAAPASGIVSRKQVREGEFVTAGRELLEISAIDNLWVYADIYEYEISWVKPGLPALIQFPFAEQPVSGLISTVYPYLDAKTRTIKARIDLPNPGLILKPDMYADVTILCAPFKAALSIPAEAVLYTGKRETVFVALGEGRFEPRRVRLGQYDEDGYVEILAGLNLGEQVVTSAQFMLDSESKLQEALQKMLEPEPVPKQEALEELF; from the coding sequence ATGAAATCTTACCTGGTCCTGACGCTCCTGCTGTTATTGGGCAGTCCCGTCCTGCCGCCGCAGCTAATCCCCCTGGACTGTTGCTATGCCGCCAGCGCAGCAACGCGCTACAGCTGCGGCATGCACCCCATGGTGATTGCGGATGAGCCCGGGCTGTGCCCCATCTGCGGGATGGAACTGACCCCGCTGCAGGCAGCGGACGGCGGAGTCGGCAGGACCGGAGAAAGAGTCATCAAGGTCGATCCGGTGACCGTTCAGAGGATGGCCCTGCGGACTGCAGCGGTCGAGCCGAGAATCCTTGCCCGCCGGATTCACACGGTCGGCCTGGTCGATTTTGCTGAGCCAAATCAATATGTCATCAACAGCAAGATCTCCGGCTGGATTGAAAAGCTCCATGTCAATGAAAGCGGTCAGCAGGTCGCCGCCGGTGCCCCACTGTTGGAGATCTACAGCCCCGCACTGGTCGCTGCCCAGGAAGAGCTGCTGCTGGCTTTGGACAGCTATCAACGTTTACAGGACAGCGCTTTTCCGGAGGTAAGAAAGGATGCGGAACGGCTCCTGAATGCCGCCCGACAGCGCCTGCGGCTGTGGGATATTCCGGATCGGCAGATCGCCCGGTTGGAAAAGACCGGCCGAGTCAGCAAGACTCTCCCCCTGGCCGCACCGGCATCAGGCATTGTTTCCCGCAAGCAGGTTCGGGAAGGTGAATTCGTTACGGCCGGCCGCGAGTTGCTGGAGATATCCGCCATCGACAATCTTTGGGTCTATGCCGATATCTATGAATACGAGATCTCCTGGGTCAAACCAGGGCTTCCTGCGCTGATCCAATTCCCCTTTGCCGAGCAGCCCGTAAGCGGCCTGATCAGCACGGTCTACCCCTATCTGGACGCAAAAACCCGCACCATCAAGGCGCGCATCGATCTGCCGAACCCCGGCCTGATCCTTAAACCGGACATGTATGCGGACGTCACCATCCTCTGCGCACCGTTCAAAGCCGCTTTGAGCATCCCGGCTGAAGCGGTGCTTTATACGGGAAAACGGGAAACCGTCTTCGTGGCCCTCGGCGAAGGCCGTTTCGAGCCGCGCCGGGTCCGCCTTGGTCAATATGACGAGGACGGTTACGTGGAAATCCTCGCCGGTCTCAACCTGGGCGAGCAGGTGGTGACCTCGGCCCAGTTCATGCTCGATTCGGAAAGCAAGCTGCAGGAAGCCCTGCAGAAAATGCTCGAACCGGAACCGGTGCCAAAGCAAGAGGCGCTGGAAGAACTCTTCTAG
- a CDS encoding TolC family protein yields MESLTLPLCQRPTATVFSPGPLSWIRVVVLAVLLHLLLPAAVRAASPPSAPKASVSLAELLEAAAVNNLQLISADAQVQRYNTRIALIDKLNEPLLAFYYLDFPVGNISLGEAERINQAQAGPATKVNTRSVRGKILTGRDMIENQALWFEYRAADLRLQVVSQVREAFFKLYFLDKTIIATENGIATLAELTQSAAAQYAVGNITQTDVLNLQEQRYRLKAELLEKQQQRRELATRLNYLAARPITSPLDPFLDKDLGYDDLVLPRYTAINLISGLFQNRPLMKGYQALGGRFRAMRGMVKMYFNRDLQDEASFEADSGLRAIKAEGTDFYNEVSAAIQTTMTDLTTNRELADLYGRVLIPQARQLYQLSLADFEVGRRDYQAPLTALLSLFRYQEKYYQALTAFQVDMARLEGLSGIALNTPVVAAERY; encoded by the coding sequence ATGGAGTCGCTAACTTTGCCATTGTGTCAACGCCCGACCGCCACTGTTTTTTCACCCGGCCCCCTGTCCTGGATCAGGGTCGTGGTCCTGGCCGTGCTGTTGCACCTGCTGCTGCCCGCCGCCGTCCGTGCCGCATCACCGCCGTCCGCGCCGAAAGCCAGCGTCTCCCTGGCCGAACTGCTGGAAGCCGCCGCGGTCAACAACCTGCAGCTGATTTCGGCCGACGCCCAGGTGCAACGCTACAACACCCGGATCGCCCTCATCGACAAACTGAACGAACCGCTGCTGGCCTTTTACTATCTCGATTTTCCGGTCGGCAATATCAGTCTTGGCGAGGCGGAGCGGATCAATCAGGCCCAGGCCGGCCCGGCGACCAAGGTCAACACCCGCAGTGTGCGGGGGAAAATTCTCACCGGCCGGGACATGATCGAAAACCAGGCGCTCTGGTTCGAGTATCGGGCTGCAGACCTGCGCCTGCAGGTGGTCAGCCAAGTTCGGGAAGCTTTTTTCAAGCTCTACTTCCTTGACAAAACCATTATCGCCACCGAAAACGGCATCGCCACCCTGGCCGAGCTGACCCAATCGGCCGCTGCCCAGTATGCGGTGGGAAACATCACCCAGACCGATGTCCTCAACCTGCAGGAGCAGCGCTACCGGCTCAAGGCTGAACTGCTGGAAAAGCAGCAACAACGCCGGGAACTGGCAACCCGGCTCAACTACCTGGCGGCGCGGCCGATCACCAGCCCCCTCGACCCATTTCTGGACAAAGATCTCGGCTATGACGACCTTGTCCTGCCCCGCTACACTGCAATCAACCTGATCTCCGGACTGTTTCAGAATCGCCCGCTGATGAAAGGCTACCAGGCCCTGGGCGGCCGTTTCCGGGCCATGCGCGGCATGGTCAAAATGTATTTCAACCGGGACCTTCAGGACGAAGCTTCCTTTGAAGCCGACAGCGGCTTGCGGGCGATCAAAGCCGAAGGAACCGATTTTTACAATGAGGTGTCAGCCGCTATTCAAACCACGATGACCGATCTGACCACCAATCGTGAGCTGGCCGACCTTTATGGCCGAGTCCTGATTCCCCAGGCGCGACAACTTTATCAACTCAGCCTGGCCGATTTTGAAGTCGGGCGGCGCGACTACCAGGCCCCCCTGACCGCCCTGCTCAGTTTGTTCCGCTATCAGGAAAAATACTACCAGGCCCTGACCGCCTTTCAGGTCGACATGGCCCGGCTGGAAGGGCTCAGTGGTATCGCTCTGAACACACCGGTCGTTGCAGCGGAAAGATATTGA